Within the Garra rufa chromosome 16, GarRuf1.0, whole genome shotgun sequence genome, the region TAGTGACCATGCTACTGAACTTGttgtaaatttttttgttttgcattgtaaATTTTTTATTCTTAAATCCAAATTTCTTAATATGTTACCTAGATTTGATGTCTTTCTCGCAGAGATTTTGCTCATTGTTCATTCTCTTAAACTTATTGATGATAACAAGAATAACAAGTTTCTTAAGGCATATGACGATCTTTTTCTTACTGATTGAggtgctgtttttatttattttctttttctttccttcttttttgttattgtatttctatgcAGTactgtttattgttgtttttctttttgtcttgcaattaaaaaaaaaaaaaaaaaactaacaaaaaaaaaagataagcaCACATAGCTCCTGTTCGGGGCAAATTTCGAAGGATTTTGACAACAAAATGATaagattttaacattttattttattattgattattttattgattttgttATTTCACAAACAGTGTTTTAACTTAGTATTTTAACGCTCGTTTTCTTTTGACTGTTTATTAAAGGCATACAGATTTGCTGGTAGAACAGCGCAGGTTAACTCTGCGCACAATTTTATATTTAGTTgtaaatttaagatatttttttaagaaatactaaagctttctgaccctgcatagacagcaatgctgTCAAGGCCTGGAAAGGCAGTAaggtaggggtgtgacgagacacttatctcacgagacgagacgagacgagattttgggttcacgagaacgagacgagacgagattttttaactttttaaaaataaatcctcaatgatgaaatatataggggacaatagtattttattcaacaaaaaacacaaaatgcaaaaaaaaaaaaataaatgtaggtgcattttgatatgaacttgtactttatgaaattagacttatattttaatgaattatatgcagtaataaaaatgctgcatgattctgggtaaactgaaaaacaattgtcttttataaactggagatcacgattctgaagaaaaaaaggattagaaaattaaacaaaattacataatttactagtggttctgaaataatgttcattgcttaagtctgaaaaaaaaaaaatgaaggagcccgtgtctcaattaataaagactttcactattggaatctcttgaatgtttaattcaatgaaaaatactttttttaaacgtgcagttgtcgccctctcctggtgaagagaataaacgttgctctacatacgtgttatactttcgtttttgatcgctactgtagaaaataagtgtttatatccaaactataagcttttatcccagtacttatgttatttaaatgtctgtaacaaagacatgatgatgattatgtggttaaaaagactgtttgtgttgctttctgaaaccatagcagtaagaatgcagatttgaatgtcttcattAACTTTCACATCGGCATCAGTGgagcgtgaaacagttgtaatagacaatgctgaatcgttgtcattcatgaataagatcgcatgggtgtttgaatagagatcgtgatatttatataactattagtcatgcagccctaatgtaaacactgcaaaatgttttgccatgatatcgccacgttctcgcgagaccagtcagatctcgcgggacacatcggagtctcgcgagatctcgtgccacgagatctcgtcacacccctacagtaaggacattgataaaatagtccatgtgacatcagtgattcaaatgtaattttatgaaggtacgagaatacgttttgtgtacaaagaaataaaaaaaatgattttattcaacaatttcatctctttcgtgtcagtcttcgtcacatggactattttatcgatgtccttactacctttctgggccttgaacgtgtcagttgcattgctgtctataaaaggtcagaaagctctcagatttcatcaaaaatattttaatttgtgttctgaagataaacaaaggtctcacaagtttggaacaacatgagggtatatatatatatatatatatatgcatttcaCTAAAAGGTTATTTTATGGAACCACTGTGAAAAACTTTTGAAGCCTTAATTTTTAGAGAATAAGTAAAATGGCAAAAAGTACATACTTAGGTCCTTGTCCACCCTCTGGAATTTTTTCGGCCATCTTGATGAGCTTTTCAGTCCAGTCTCCAGCAGAGCGGATATGCACACTAAAGAAGTCCTCCTCTGGGGCTGATGTCATGGTAAAAGGGTGCCACTCCAGCTGAGAGATAGCTGGACAATTGAGGAACACATACTGTCCGACTTCCATTTTAAATCCAGGCTTCACCAGCTGTAGTTCCAACACCTTGGATGGGCGGATCACAATCTAGAATGCAAGAATGAAAACAGTTTGTCATTACAGAACAACTGTGCTAGGGTTCAGAGGAGCTATTTAGACCATGAAGACTCACCTTCCTATAACTGATAGGCTGCATGTAGCGAATGAAACGCAGCAGACGCTCACAAAGATAAATTATCATTGGTCCAATTACCCACTTCCAGGTCTGCAACAGAGGATTCAGCAAAATGAAATCAGTAAGCACTCAAACAAATCCATGTAATTATAAATGTGACAACTTTTACCTGAGGAAACCCTCCTTCAAACTGCGGAATTGGACATTCAGCTATTTTCCCCCAGTTCTGTGGTTGATCTTTGCAGAAGGAAACATTGTGAGGtgtctcatcatcatcatcatcatccagaccTCGCACAATACGTCTGGACAGAAACAGCATGTTTTAATTACTCATAATAATAATCTACAACAAATCATTTTTAAACTGTGCTTTCCAAGTTAGTAGATCTTACCCTGCACCGTGGAAAACTAAGCCGGCAAAGAAAATGATGAAGAGGTGATGTGTGTACCAAAAAACCTCAAAATAGCTTCTACGAATGACTTCCATTGACGAAGTGATCATGAGGATGAGGGCAAGAGTTATAATGACTCCTGTGAGACCAGCAATAGTCGTAAATACGAAAATCGTTGGAGTCTGGAGTACAAGGAAACAAGATTAGAGCAGGCATATCAAACCACGTAAGCAATACAGTATAGAGCTCAGTTGTAAACTACCATTCAAtagtaatatagtgaaatattacaataaaaatgctttaatattttagaaaatgtaatttattcctgtgatgcaaagctgaattttcagcagccattactccagtcttcagtgtcacatgatccttcagaaatcattatgcttatttgatgcttaagaaacatttcttatcatggTTTTAACCGCTTAAAGGTATAGttaccttcgttcatctttgtaacacaatttaaaggggctatatgcaattttctgaaatttaaactcgcgactgacacctgtggcctaaaaacggaactgctcttacTTTCTTCTCGCTCTCGCAACGCGCGCTGGTACGTGcaaacttcacaagtcatccgctgcaaagaagtcaacattatgtttacagaggtaagaatagtcaaatacatatattgtttgagaaactaagtttgcaataataggctaattgctgactagcggtggtggcagagtgatctgaaacgtttaacacgaacgcgcttgacgtcacatccgcagacagcgtgcgaaaaatccgacccgacagaaaataggaaaaataggatacaggcttatagatgcacccactgtgagctgacaaggtgtcagtatgctcatcaggagatgtttgagtcataaatggtcaaataaaaaggctattgttacgtttattttgggggaaaagttgcatatagcccctttaagatatttttaaagaaattcgaaagctttctgatcctgcatagacagcaatgcaactaccatgttcaaggcccagaaaggtagtatatATAAAAggacatatatataaaatagtccatgttgaCATCATTGATTCAAACGTAATTTTATGAAAGTACAAGAATacgttttgtgtgcaaagaaatcaaaaataatgactttatgcaACAATTTATATCTTTTTTATGTTAGTCttcgtcacatggactattttatcaatgtccttactacctacctgggccttgaacgtgtcagttgcgtagctgtctatgaagggtcagaaagcgctcagatttcatcaaaaatatttaaatttgtgttctgaatttgaacaaaggtctcacaggattggaacgacataagggtgaataataattttggggtgaactatctctttattatttttgtagagACATAATAGCTACTGTTATAGAAttcaatgaatagaaagttcaaaagaacagcatttattaaaaaatcttttgtaacattatatgttTTTACtctctcttttgatcaatttaatgaaaaaaattaattaaatgtgagtaaaaatactcactgaccccaaaccctgggtattaagacttgtgtggtataacataaattatgtttcTTACTCAAAaaaatgtagtagaaaacccttgTAATATTTCCgtaatttaaaaaatccacatctttatacagtgccttgcaaaagtattcataccccttcatttttttcacattttgttttgttgcagcattatgttaaactgctttaaattacttttttttccacataagtcaacatctcatacaccataatgacaaagcacaaaccaggtttgtaacaacaagtttattagaaataaaaaaactgaaaagaccccgttgcataagtattcatacccttttctgggacatttgaaatttagctcaggagcattcatattgcttctaggtgttactacacttcgagtgaagttaaactatggcaaattcatttgaatgagtatgatttagaaaggcacacacctctcagaaaaggtctaacagctgaaaatgcatgtcagagcaaaaaccaagtcctgaggtcaagataactgcctgtagagctcagtgacagacttgcgttaaggcaatgatctagagaagagttgctgcattgaaggttcacagaagcatgtagcctccattatccataatggcagatgattggaacaactaggactctagaaaatgtctgccagcccccatccaagctgacagagcttgagaggtgaaaaggtgaggcaaagaatggcagataattgccaaatgcagatgtgcaaagcttgtcacatcatacccaaaaagacttgaggctgtaaaggtgcttcaactatgtactgagttaagggtatgaatacttatgcaatgtacttatttaagtgttttatttgtaataaatttgtaaaatttgcaaatctggtttttgctttgacattattatggtgtatggagtgtaaactgaagcagtttaacataatgctgcaacaaaacaaaatgtgaaaaaaatgaaggggtgtgaatacttacgTATTTCagaaagagacatcatttacgttatattaagcttttcaagtcttaatacccagggttcccctTAATAAAATGCCATAAAAGTTCAGTGACTCACCGTAGAATTCGAGCGTATGGGATTCAGGAAAGTGGTATTTAATTCAGGAGAGTCGTCGAGCATGGACAGATTACCAGCAAGAGGCCCATATCGACCTTGCAAACTGTTTGTGTACCACTCCACATTAAGCAAATGAGCCACAGTGTGAACCGCTGCATTAAAGAAGGATTACAAATGGTTAAAATCAGACActgtgaaaatgaaaaaaaatgtaagaaagtaAAATGTCTGTTACAACAGTTTTAATGATTTCTGGAGTCAATCCAGAGACCCTGGATGATCTACCTTTTTCTTCTCGTATACAATTTTATAGGTTTGGTTACTGGtttcatccacgtccagctatttttagatgTGCAATAGATTTTAAATCTTCATCCAGACCCAAACATGTTAAATACAAGAATCAGTTTTTTTCAAAAATTGGTCAATGTTCATCTAGATTTGGCGAAGAAGAATAACACTATCTTCAATGCTACGGTTATCAGGGGTGAAATACTTTGCCTACAGCTCAGACTGAATAAGTTTAAGTATTGCATCACGGCATACCAGAGTGAATATTCACAATAGCTATTGCACATGTACGCTCTTTCCTGTAAACATACTGTAGCTTATCATTCAGATGCAAGCCTAACCTACTTTAATTTGCACAACAGCTTCCTGTTAATTTTTCTTTGAAAGATGTTGTTTACCTGTCATTAGGGCAATCATGTAGGCAACCAGCTTGTGGAAAGTCAGATTTTTGTCCAGCTGTTTCCTCATTGTTCGGCCACAGCACTAAAACATGGACAGGAGAGCAAATACTGATTAAAGGTCACATATTCTTTCTCAGACACAAAGGTGCAAGTGTGCAGCAACTCACTATAAAGGAGCCACGAAGCAGAGACAGCAGGTTTCGGCAAACTGGCAACAGAATCAACATGCAGTTGAAATTGAGTACAGCAGCTGGAGCTCTGGCCCAAGCTAATGCAGACTGAAAGAAACAGTCATGAAAACTACATGAAAACTAACTTTGGATGTCACGAAAGAGAACATCTTCTTTAGTGTTCTCTTTTGTCTtagaaaatgttttgaaaatgcttacatatttttgttaaaCCATAACCTACCCCTAAAAGTTCTCGGGTGTACTCAAATCGTGGTCCCCTGTCATAGAATAAGTAGAAATAGACAAACAAAAAGATGTTGATGCCCATCCACACCACCTAGAAATACAGAAACATCAATATCTTAGGAATAATGGCAGAATATGACTTAAGTTTTATAGCAACTGTGTTAGTAAATGTTAATTAACGCAAATAGTCAGTAAAACAATGTCTCTCACCAAGATGAAGGCGCTCAGCCCCTGATTGATAATCCAGTTGCCCATCCTCAGTCTCTAGCGctgtatgaatgaatgaacgcTTCTCGCAGATGAGCGCTATATTTACTCACCTGTCATGTCGACTCCGCCCTCTAGTGTCATAATTGACCAGGAAACTGTCTgtgaaaattattttgtttatattgcTCGTATGAAGAAATTCCCGAGAGGAAGCTACCTGAACGAGTTTGATGCGGCTGTAAAAAAAGGCGTGTCTTGGTATGTTTAACAGGAAACTATTACATACATGAACGATGGGCTTGGCCGTTTTGACAGTTATAAAACGTCGACGAATTTTTCCAGTTAAATTAAAATTGAGTCACTAAGCCATTAAGGTGTTTGACATTGTTTTAAATTATATGACAATTAAGCACACGAAAATAATTCGAGTTTAGAACGTAGAATACGTATAGAACACCATTTGTATCACATAATAAAGACAAGCTTTTTCCCAAAATTACATTATGCTCAGTAAGTAAACCTATATTACTATAGCCAATGTATTACGATAAAAAAAGTCTTAATACaaagttttcatatttaaagcagAAAAAAGCCCCAGTGTATAAACGTTTGCCCATTTTaataaagtacactaccagtcaaaagtttttgaacagtaagattttcaaagtttttatgctcaccaagcctgcatttatttgatccaaaatacagctaaacagtaaaatgttgaaatatttgtactatttaagataactgttttctatttcaatatattttaaaatgtattttattcctgttatttAAAACTGAATCTTTAGAACCTTcagaaccttcagaaatcattctaatattctgatttgctgctaaaaaattgctgagtatatatatatattttctttgtgtatatatatagggCAGAAGAACACTatttaactgaaatagaaatcttttttttatgattacgacattataaatgttatcatcacttttgatcaatttaaagcatccttgttaaataaaagtattaatttttacttctttcctcctcaaaaaataaaaataactaaaaaatactaactcaaagcttttaaatggtatagtttataatgttacaaaaactttttactatttaagataactgttttctattttaatatattttaaaatgtattttattccttcctgttattttaaagctgaatttttagcatttttactcTAGTCAcacagtccttcagaaatcattctaatattctgatatatatatatatatatgtgtgtgtgtgtgtgtgtgtgtgtgtgtgtgtatacatatagtGGGTATGGAAactattcagacccccttaaatgtttcactctttgttatattgcagccatttgctgaaatcatttaagtttatttttttcctcattaatgtacacacagcaccccatattgacagaaaaacacagaattgttgacatttttgcagatttattaaaaaagaaaaactgaaatatcacatggtcctaagtattcagaccctttgctgtgacacccATATATTTAActagtcaaccatcactgcagccctccaccagggctttatggcagagtggcccaacggaagcctctcctcagtgcaagacacatgaaagcccgcatggagtttgctaaaaaaaaacaacacctgaaggactccaagatggtgagaaataagattctctggtctgatgagaccaagatagaactttttggccttaattctaaacggtatgtggggagaaaaccaggcactgctcatcacctgtccaatacagtcccaacagtgaagcatggtgctggcagcatcatgctgtgggggtgtttttcagctgcagggacaggacgactggttgcaatcgagggaaagatgaatgcggccaagtacagagatatcctggacgaaaaccttctccagagtgctcaggacctcagactgggccaaaggtttaccttccaacaagacaatgaccctaagcacacagctaaaaaaacgaaggagtggcttcacaacaactccgtgactgttcttaaatggcccagccagagccctgacttaaactcaattgagcatctctggagagacctaaaaatggctatccaccaacgtttaccatccaacctgacagaacgggagaggatctgcaaggaggaatggcagaggatgcccaaatccaggtgtgaaaaacttgttgcatctttcccaaaaagactcatggctgtattagatcaaaagggtgcttctactaaatactgagcaaagggtctgaatacttttttttttttttaataaatctgcaaaaatgtcaacaattctgtgtttttctgtcaatatggggtgctgtgtgtacattattGAGGAATAaaagaacttaaatgatttcagcaaatggctgcaatataacaaagagtgaaac harbors:
- the nox1 gene encoding NADPH oxidase 1, with the translated sequence MGNWIINQGLSAFILVVWMGINIFLFVYFYLFYDRGPRFEYTRELLGSALAWARAPAAVLNFNCMLILLPVCRNLLSLLRGSFICCGRTMRKQLDKNLTFHKLVAYMIALMTAVHTVAHLLNVEWYTNSLQGRYGPLAGNLSMLDDSPELNTTFLNPIRSNSTTPTIFVFTTIAGLTGVIITLALILMITSSMEVIRRSYFEVFWYTHHLFIIFFAGLVFHGAGRIVRGLDDDDDDETPHNVSFCKDQPQNWGKIAECPIPQFEGGFPQTWKWVIGPMIIYLCERLLRFIRYMQPISYRKIVIRPSKVLELQLVKPGFKMEVGQYVFLNCPAISQLEWHPFTMTSAPEEDFFSVHIRSAGDWTEKLIKMAEKIPEGGQGPKMAVDGPFGTASEDVFDYEVSMLVGAGIGVTPFASILKSIWYKFKDADPKLRTKKIYFYWLCRETYAFEWFADLLQVLEKEMEERGMTEFLTYKLYLTGWDQSHVNHAMVHFDKDTDIITGLKQKTHYGRPNWDKEFEQVRQENPSSVVGTFLCGPQALATVLEKKCVKYSDVDPRKTKFYFNKENF